The nucleotide window GATTTATCGAGCTATTTAAAGGAAATGGGCTTGAAAGTCGAATACCTGCATTCAGAAATCAAAACGCTGGAACGGATCGAAATTATCCGCGAGCTTCGTAAAGGGACATATGATGTGCTGATCGGTATTAACTTATTAAGGGAAGGTCTTGATATTCCTGAAGTATCCCTTGTCGCGATTTTGGATGCGGACAAGGAAGGGTTCCTCCGTTCGGAACGTTCGCTCATTCAAACGATTGGACGTGCAGCACGTAACTCGAACGGTCATGTCATCATGTATGCCAATAATATGACGGATTCAATGACAAAGGCGATCGGTGAAACGAAGCGTCGTCGTGAAACTCAAATGGCGTACAATGAAAAACATGGTATTACACCGAAAACAATTATTAAAAAGATTCCTGATATTATCCGTGCAACACAAGCTGCGGAAGGGGAAGAAACATATATTACAAAAGTGACAGGCGGCAAAAAGCTGACGAAAAAAGAGCTGGAGAAGCTTGTTGCAACATTGCAAGTTGAAATGAAAGAAGCCGCAAAAGCGCTGGACTTTGAACGCGCGGCTGAATTACGTGACATGATATTTGAATTGAAAGCAGAAGGGTGAACAATGTGAAAAATACAGAAATTGTCGTACAAGGTGCACGAGCGCATAATTTAAAAAATATTGATGTCACAATTCCTCGCGATAAAATTGTCGTTGTGACAGGGCTTTCAGGTTCCGGTAAATCGTCATTGGCATTCGATACGATTTATGCGGAAGGGCAGCGTCGTTATGTTGAATCATTGTCCGCGTATGCACGCCAGTTTTTAGGGCAAATGGACAAGCCGGATGTCGATACAATTGAAGGACTGTCACCGGCTATCTCGATCGACCAGAAGACGACGAGCCGTAACCCGCGCTCGACTGTCGGAACAGTAACGGAAATTTACGATTATTTGCGACTGCTTTTTGCACGTATCGGAAAACCGTACTGCCCGACACATGGGATTGAAATTACATCACAGACGGTTGAACAGATGGTTGACCGCCTGATGGAATATCCGGAGCGCACAAAAATGCAGCTGCTTGCTCCAGTTATTGAAGGGAAAAAAGGAACGCATGTAAAACTGCTTGAAGACTTGAAAAAACAAGGCTTTGTTCGTATCCGTGTAAACGGGGAACTGCGTGATCTCGATGACAATATCGAGCTCGATAAAAATAAAAAGCATACGATTGAAGTAGTCGTGGACCGTGTTGTCGTAAAAGAGGGTAATGAAACGCGTTTAAGCGATTCCCTTGAAGCAGCGCTCAGAATTGCGGATGGCCGCGTTCTAGTCGATGTCATCGATCATGAGGAGCTGTTATTCAGCGAGCATCATGCATGTCCGATTTGCGGCTTTTCAATCGGTGAACTTGAGCCGCGCATGTTTTCATTCAACAGTCCATTCGGAGCCTGCCCTACATGTGACGGGCTTGGAAGTAAGGCGAAGGCCGATATCGACCTGGTCATCCACAACTGGGATTTAACATTGCTTGAAAATGCGATTGCCCCATGGGAATCCGTATCGTCCAATTATTACCCGCAGCTGCTGGCATCTGTATGCAAGCATTACAATATACCGATGGATGTGCCGGTAAAAGAGATTCCTAAAGAGAAAATGGATAAAATTTTATACGGTTCAGGAAAAGAAAAGATTCTATTCGAATATACGAATGATTATGGCAGTGTGCATAAGAAGAATATTGAATTTGAAGGGGTCATCGCAAATATCGAGCGCCGCTTTACTGATTCCTCTTCGGATTATGTGCGTGAATCGATGCGAAAGTACATGACTGAACAGCCTTGTGCTACTTGTAAAGGGCACCGTCTGAAAAAAGAAACGCTGGCAGTGAAAATTAAAGACCAGAACATTTCGGAAGCGACACGCCACTCCATTCAGGAAATGTATGATTTCTTTAGTTCAATAGAGTTAACGGAGAAAGAACGCCAGATTGCGAAATTAATTATTCGTGAAGTTATTGAACGACTGAGGTTCCTATTGGATGTCGGTCTGAATTATTTAACGCTTGCACGATCTGCCGGAACATTATCCGGCGGGGAAGCACAGCGCATTCGACTGGCAACACAGATCGGTTCCCGCTTAACGGGTGTCCTTTATATTCTGGACGAGCCGTCAATCGGGCTGCACCAACGAGATAATGACCGGTTAATTAATACACTTGTCAATATGCGTGACCTCGGGAATACGCTAATTATCGTCGAACATGATGAAGATACGATGATGGCAGCGGACCACCTGATCGATATCGGACCGGGTGCCGGTGTGCACGGCGGTCAAGTTATTGCACAGGGGACGCCAAAGCAAGTAATGAAAAACAAAGAGTCGATTACCGGCCAATATTTAAGCGGGAAGAAATTCATTCCGCTGCCGCTGGAACGCCGTAAATCGGATGGCCGGAAAATAAAAATTAAAGGCGCTTCCGAAAATAACCTGAAAAGTGTCAGTGTCGATATTCCGTTAGGGCAGTTCATTGCCGTTACAGGTGTGTCGGGTTCCGGTAAATCGACATTGATAAATGAAATTTTATATAAGTCGCTTGCATCGAAACTGAACCGGGCAAAAGTGAAACCGGGCAAGCATAAAGCAATAGAAGGTTTGGAACAGCTGGAGAAAGTAATCGATGTGGATCAGTCGCCAATCGGCCGTACCCCGCGTTCTAATCCGGCAACATATATAGGGGTATTCGATGATATTCGCGATGTTTTTGCGATGACGAATGAAGCGAAAGTACGCGGCTACAAAAAAGGGCGTTTTTCATTCAACGTAAAAGGCGGACGTTGTGAAGCGTGCCGCGGGGATGGCATTATTAAAATCGAGATGCACTTCCTGCCGGATGTTTATGTGCCGTGTGAAGTTTGTCACGGGAAGCGTTATAACCGCGAAACACTGGAAGTAAAATATAAAGATAAAAATATTTCCGATATTTTGGAGATGACGGTGGAAGATGCGTTGGAGTTTTTCGGGAACTTGCCGAGAATCCAGCGTAAACTGCAAACGATTGTCGATGTCGGGCTAGGGTATGTGAAGCTTGGTCAGCCTGCGACAACATTATCCGGCGGGGAAGCACAACGAGTAAAACTGGCGTCGGAATTGCATCGTCGTTCAACCGGCAAATCATTTTATATTTTGGATGAGCCAACGACCGGTTTGCATGCGGATGATATTTCCCGTTTACTGCTTGTACTGCAGCGTTTAGTTGAAAACGGGGAGACCGTGCTTGTTATTGAGCATAATCTCGATGTGATCAAAACTGCCGACCATATTATTGATTTAGGTCCTGAAGGCGGCGAAGGCGGGGGTACCATATTAGCGACAGGTACGCCGGAGAAGATTGCCGAAGTAGAAGAAAGCTATACGGGACGCTACTTAAAACCGATTCTGGAACGTGACCGTGAGCGCATGGAATCAAGAATTAAAGAAGCGCAAAATAAATAGATTAAAAAACTGAGAGCACAAACGAAACTTTTCGTCCTCCCTCCTCGTATAATAACTATATACGAAGCAGAGGGAGGAATTTTTTTATGCAGGAAGAACGTAAGCGCATTTTAAAATTAGTTGAAAGCGGTACAATTACGGCAGAAGAGGCAATTGTATTACTGGAAAAATTGTCGTCGGAAAAGGAATCCACTCCATCACAAGCAGCACCAGTTGAGCAACCGGTTTTTGAGGAAAAGTACGAGGAAGAGCCCCTTAATGCAGAACCGGTTTTTGAAGAGCAAAAAGAAAAACGTAAAACAACGGGATTTGAAGATATTTTCGGCAAGTCATTTAACGATAAAGAATTCAATAAAAAAATGGACGAGTTCATGGGCGATATTAAGCAGGATTTAACGCAATTCAGCACACGCATGACAGGATTGGTCGGTGCGGCATTAACGAAGTTCAAAGAGCTTGATATTGATACACCGTTTGGGGAAAAAGTGGAATTCACTAAAACATATGCTTACCCTGTAGCGGATGTAAAAGGGGTAGAGCTGGAAATCGCCAATGGTAAAGTCGATATCGTACGAGCTACGGATGATTTAGTTACTGTCAATGTGACGGGGAAAACACCGTTAAAAGGTACAGAGGAAGAAACGATTGCGCACACAACGGAAAACATGTCCAAGCTGACAAATGACAAATTATTTATCCAGTCAACAAATAAATTTGCACAAGTGAAGGTACAAGTCGCTATTCCAGAAAAACATTATGATGTTATCATTGCAAAATTATTAACAGGCAGTGTTTCAATCGAACAGGTTGATGCAAAGCTAGTTAAAGCGCGTACACATAATGGGGTAATCCGTCTGGAAAATGCAATATTTGATCATGCGGAGCTGCAAACGAGCAATGGTGCCGTAGAAGCCCGTCAGATCAAAGGCGAAGATTTGGAAATCGGTACAGCAAATGGCCGCATATACGTTGACGGCGAATTAAATGAAGTCGAAGCCGAGTCAATGAATGGACATGTTGTCATTACAACAACGAGTGCGGAAGCGCATAAAATCAAGGCGCGAGCATTGGCAGGATCCGTTGAAATTTATGTTCCGAAAACAGTCGCTCTGGACGGCCAGGTTTTCTCGAACTTCGGAAAAGCAGACATCGGATTAAGTGATGTTCATGTTACAGAAGAAGAGGAGCAATTCCTGTCAAAATCAGTCCGCTTCACAAAAGAACTGGAAGGTGCGAAACTCCTGAAATTAGTAGGGGAATCTCGTACAGGTACAGTACTGGTACGTTATACACTGCAATAGGCTAAGAGTTTTACCGGCAGTTGCCGAAGGTTCGATTTACTCAAAAGCAACGACAAACTCCTTAATAAAATCAGGCATCCATCTTTTCGCAAAGAAGTTGGATGCCTTTTATTTTGTTTTCCGCTAAATCTTCAATTAAAAGTCACAAACTGCCGTATTCTTACATAGAAAAATAGTCTTTCTAAAAAACACCCCGAAAAATACCATAATAATCCAAATAATGAGAAGGATTTTCACTGAAACCGTCGAATAATTAAAAATAGTGTAGAGTATTTTATTATATTAAGTACATTTCATACTTTAACAAAAACATTACGAAAACCAAAAAAATAGTGTTTTTCCATGAAAATTTAGCGACAATTGATTTTTGGTAATGTTGTCATGACGGTCTAGAGAGCCCGAAAACGAGGCGGGGCTTACATTGAAAAGAAAATGTAATAAAATTTGAGCCTTAAAATGCTATAATGGGTAAGACTAAAATTTAAAATACTAGATATTGAGCTTAGGTGGTTTCGTGAATGATTGAAATGAATAATGTAGTGAAGAAGTATCCTAATGGGGTCGTCGCCGCAAACGGGATTACGGTTCATATAAAAAAGGGTGAATTTGTATATATAGTTGGCCCTAGTGGGGCGGGTAAATCGACATTTATTAAGTTGATGTACCGTGAAGAAAAACCGACTTCCGGCGATGTCATCATTAATGGCATTAATTTGAGAACGCTCAAAAATAATCGCGTACCTCATTTACGCCGTCATCTTGGTGTCGTCTTCCAGGACTTTAAATTATTGCCGCGCTTAACAGTGTATGAAAATGTAGCGTTCGCGATGGAAGTAATTGAAGAACAGCCAAGTGTCATCCGTAAACGGGTAATGGAAGTACTCGAACTGGTCGGATTAAAGCATAAAGTGCGAATGCTGCCGAATGAGCTGTCAGGTGGAGAACAGCAGCGTGTTGCAATTGCCCGCTCGATTGTGAATCGTCCAAAAGTAATGATTGCGGATGAGCCTACAGGGAATTTAGACCCTGAAACTTCATGGGAAATCATGAATATTTTTGAGGAAATCAATCGCCAAGGTACAACGATTCTAATGGCAACACATAACCGTGAAATCGTAAATACTGTGCGTAAAAGAGTTATTGCTATTGAAGGCGGAATGATCGTCCGTGATGAGTACGGAGGTGACTACGGCTATGAAAACTAGAACAATTGCCCGTCATTTCCGTGAGAGTTTTAAATCATTGGGCCGTAACAGCTGGATGACACTCGCTTCAATCAGTGCTGTAACGGTAACATTATTACT belongs to Solibacillus sp. FSL W7-1436 and includes:
- the uvrA gene encoding excinuclease ABC subunit UvrA; this encodes MKNTEIVVQGARAHNLKNIDVTIPRDKIVVVTGLSGSGKSSLAFDTIYAEGQRRYVESLSAYARQFLGQMDKPDVDTIEGLSPAISIDQKTTSRNPRSTVGTVTEIYDYLRLLFARIGKPYCPTHGIEITSQTVEQMVDRLMEYPERTKMQLLAPVIEGKKGTHVKLLEDLKKQGFVRIRVNGELRDLDDNIELDKNKKHTIEVVVDRVVVKEGNETRLSDSLEAALRIADGRVLVDVIDHEELLFSEHHACPICGFSIGELEPRMFSFNSPFGACPTCDGLGSKAKADIDLVIHNWDLTLLENAIAPWESVSSNYYPQLLASVCKHYNIPMDVPVKEIPKEKMDKILYGSGKEKILFEYTNDYGSVHKKNIEFEGVIANIERRFTDSSSDYVRESMRKYMTEQPCATCKGHRLKKETLAVKIKDQNISEATRHSIQEMYDFFSSIELTEKERQIAKLIIREVIERLRFLLDVGLNYLTLARSAGTLSGGEAQRIRLATQIGSRLTGVLYILDEPSIGLHQRDNDRLINTLVNMRDLGNTLIIVEHDEDTMMAADHLIDIGPGAGVHGGQVIAQGTPKQVMKNKESITGQYLSGKKFIPLPLERRKSDGRKIKIKGASENNLKSVSVDIPLGQFIAVTGVSGSGKSTLINEILYKSLASKLNRAKVKPGKHKAIEGLEQLEKVIDVDQSPIGRTPRSNPATYIGVFDDIRDVFAMTNEAKVRGYKKGRFSFNVKGGRCEACRGDGIIKIEMHFLPDVYVPCEVCHGKRYNRETLEVKYKDKNISDILEMTVEDALEFFGNLPRIQRKLQTIVDVGLGYVKLGQPATTLSGGEAQRVKLASELHRRSTGKSFYILDEPTTGLHADDISRLLLVLQRLVENGETVLVIEHNLDVIKTADHIIDLGPEGGEGGGTILATGTPEKIAEVEESYTGRYLKPILERDRERMESRIKEAQNK
- a CDS encoding DUF4097 family beta strand repeat-containing protein, yielding MQEERKRILKLVESGTITAEEAIVLLEKLSSEKESTPSQAAPVEQPVFEEKYEEEPLNAEPVFEEQKEKRKTTGFEDIFGKSFNDKEFNKKMDEFMGDIKQDLTQFSTRMTGLVGAALTKFKELDIDTPFGEKVEFTKTYAYPVADVKGVELEIANGKVDIVRATDDLVTVNVTGKTPLKGTEEETIAHTTENMSKLTNDKLFIQSTNKFAQVKVQVAIPEKHYDVIIAKLLTGSVSIEQVDAKLVKARTHNGVIRLENAIFDHAELQTSNGAVEARQIKGEDLEIGTANGRIYVDGELNEVEAESMNGHVVITTTSAEAHKIKARALAGSVEIYVPKTVALDGQVFSNFGKADIGLSDVHVTEEEEQFLSKSVRFTKELEGAKLLKLVGESRTGTVLVRYTLQ
- the ftsE gene encoding cell division ATP-binding protein FtsE, whose protein sequence is MIEMNNVVKKYPNGVVAANGITVHIKKGEFVYIVGPSGAGKSTFIKLMYREEKPTSGDVIINGINLRTLKNNRVPHLRRHLGVVFQDFKLLPRLTVYENVAFAMEVIEEQPSVIRKRVMEVLELVGLKHKVRMLPNELSGGEQQRVAIARSIVNRPKVMIADEPTGNLDPETSWEIMNIFEEINRQGTTILMATHNREIVNTVRKRVIAIEGGMIVRDEYGGDYGYEN